The Populus alba chromosome 6, ASM523922v2, whole genome shotgun sequence genome contains a region encoding:
- the LOC118053353 gene encoding WAT1-related protein At2g37460 → MNRFDRAKPFVAVIFLQAGFAGMDILSKAALNQGMSNYVLVVYRHAVATVVIAPFAAVLDKKLRPKMTLSIFIKLVALSLLEPVIDQNLYFLGMKYTTATFAAAICNVLPAITFIIAWIVRLEKVKIGSLHSQAKVAGTIATVAGAMLMTLMKGPLIEFFRIKGKAYHENGTSGFDLHSSIKGALMITVGCFSWACFMILQAITLKSYPVELSLTAWICLLGTIEGTVVALVAEKGEPSVWAINWDMKLLAAVYSGIFCSGLAYYIQGIVMKDRGPVFVTAFSPLCMVIVAVMSSIIWAEQMYLGRILGAIVIVAGLYLVVWGKSKDYKTSSPPADEQTIPVKQTTVA, encoded by the exons ATGAATAGGTTTGATAGAGCAAAGCCCTTCGTTGCTGTTATATTCTTGCAAGCAGGGTTTGCAGGGATGGATATTCTGTCCAAGGCTGCCCTGAATCAAGGGATGAGCAATTATGTGCTTGTGGTGTATCGCCACGCAGTTGCCACTGTTGTCATTGCCCCCTTCGCAGCAGTTCTAgacaa GAAACTCAGGCCGAAGATGACTCTCTCAATCTTCATCAAGCTAGTGGCGCTCAGCTTACTGGA GCCTGTTATCGACCAAAACTTGTATTTTCTAGGGATGAAGTACACAACAGCAACATTTGCCGCTGCTATTTGCAATGTTCTTCCTGCAATCACCTTTATAATCGCCTGGATCGTTAG GCTTGAGAAGGTGAAAATCGGATCTCTCCACAGCCAAGCTAAGGTGGCTGGGACCATAGCAACAGTTGCTGGAGCAATGTTGATGACACTAATGAAAGGCCCATTGATCGAGTTCTTTCGGATAAAAGGAAAAGCTTATCATGAAAACGGGACTAGTGGATTTGATCTCCATAGCTCAATCAAGGGTGCACTAATGATCACCGTGGGGTGCTTCAGCTGGGCCTGTTTCATGATTCTGCAA GCCATCACACTGAAATCCTATCCTGTAGAACTCTCTCTAACGGCTTGGATTTGCCTGCTTGGCACAATTGAGGGCACCGTGGTGGCACTCGTAGCAGAAAAGGGAGAACCTTCTGTCTGGGCTATAAACTGGGATATGAAATTACTTGCAGCCGTCTACAGT GGTATTTTCTGCTCAGGGCTAGCTTATTACATTCAAGGAATAGTAATGAAAGATCGAGGGCCCGTTTTCGTAACAGCTTTCAGTCCCTTGTGCATGGTTATTGTTGCTGTGATGAGCTCCATCATCTGGGCAGAGCAAATGTACCTGGGAAG GATACTCGGTGCCATTGTCATAGTTGCAGGCCTATATCTTGTAGTATGGGGTAAAAGCAAGGACTACAAGACTTCATCCCCACCGGCTGACGAGCAGACAATACCAGTAAAACAAACAACAGTTGCCTGA